The following proteins are co-located in the Chlorogloeopsis sp. ULAP01 genome:
- a CDS encoding ABC transporter ATP-binding protein has translation MINSFRRMMVASGSYAPNLQESLTISVIASIIQGIIFALFFPLLSALTANPINTNRVWTLVAVMAFLVIIEFALRWQELKFGWIVSIDAAHEMRLKLGEQLRRIPLEQLNRRRSGDLNVVLSGNVTDSLLSIGNMATIIIKTMVVPVVIIFVTYLIDWRLATAMLLTFPLAVPIYQRQRAIAGSELREVAVADANSASRIIENAQGLPILRATKQVGKQSGRLREAISIQRQIQSRAQRLSTMPALLMSMVVQVGIILLLALGVLYILQDSIESPQVFALVVIATRFSEPIAIFGNLTAIFDLMETSLERIEALMAIPPLPISQPLTTIDRFNITFDRVSFAYADQNELVLHDVSFHLPERSLTALVGSSGSGKTTITKLISRYADVKSGAIKIGGVDIRNVDVTELMGHIAVVFQDVYLFDDSILNNIRLAKPDATDAEVEAAARAANCHEFVSRLPNGYNTKVGEVGGALSGGEKQRISIARAILKDAPIVLLDEPTSALDTESEIAVQRAIDQLVENKTVVVIAHRLSTVTGADQILVLEAGRIVERGNYEELISSAGRYAQLWQAQQQSRTWKV, from the coding sequence ATGATTAACAGCTTTCGTCGGATGATGGTAGCATCAGGTTCTTATGCCCCCAATTTACAAGAGTCTCTCACCATCTCTGTCATCGCCTCCATTATTCAAGGCATCATTTTTGCCCTTTTCTTTCCCCTCCTTTCAGCCCTGACAGCAAATCCCATCAACACCAACCGAGTTTGGACATTAGTTGCTGTCATGGCATTTCTCGTCATCATCGAATTTGCCTTACGCTGGCAGGAGCTAAAATTTGGCTGGATTGTTTCCATTGATGCTGCCCATGAAATGCGGTTGAAATTAGGGGAACAATTACGCCGAATACCTCTAGAACAACTTAACCGCCGTCGTTCTGGGGATTTGAACGTAGTTTTAAGCGGTAATGTTACCGATTCTCTACTTTCTATCGGAAATATGGCAACCATCATCATCAAAACAATGGTTGTCCCCGTAGTTATCATCTTTGTTACCTACTTGATTGACTGGCGATTAGCAACTGCGATGCTGCTTACCTTTCCTTTGGCAGTTCCCATTTATCAACGCCAACGGGCTATTGCTGGCTCAGAGTTACGAGAGGTAGCTGTTGCTGATGCCAATAGCGCCTCTCGCATCATCGAAAATGCTCAAGGCTTACCTATACTACGCGCTACCAAACAAGTAGGAAAACAGTCAGGGCGATTGCGTGAGGCAATATCTATCCAGCGTCAAATTCAATCACGCGCCCAGCGTCTCAGTACTATGCCTGCATTACTGATGTCAATGGTAGTGCAAGTGGGGATTATTTTATTATTAGCCTTGGGCGTATTGTACATTCTTCAAGACAGTATAGAGAGTCCGCAAGTCTTCGCCTTAGTTGTAATTGCTACACGTTTTAGTGAACCTATTGCCATCTTTGGCAACCTCACTGCCATCTTTGACTTAATGGAAACCTCTCTAGAAAGAATTGAAGCGTTGATGGCAATTCCACCATTACCGATTTCTCAACCACTAACTACCATAGATAGATTTAACATTACCTTTGATCGTGTCAGTTTTGCTTATGCTGATCAAAATGAATTAGTATTACATGATGTTTCCTTTCATTTACCAGAACGCAGCTTAACAGCATTGGTGGGCAGTTCCGGCAGTGGTAAGACAACGATTACCAAGCTGATTAGTCGATATGCTGATGTCAAAAGTGGTGCTATCAAAATCGGTGGTGTTGATATCCGCAATGTAGATGTCACAGAGTTAATGGGACATATTGCCGTAGTCTTTCAAGATGTTTATTTATTTGATGACAGCATCTTAAATAATATTCGCCTAGCCAAACCCGACGCAACTGATGCGGAAGTGGAAGCAGCAGCACGGGCGGCTAACTGTCATGAATTCGTTTCTCGTCTACCCAATGGGTATAACACCAAAGTTGGTGAAGTTGGCGGGGCGCTGTCTGGCGGTGAGAAACAGCGAATTTCTATCGCCCGCGCTATTCTCAAGGATGCACCAATTGTTCTCCTTGATGAACCAACCTCAGCTTTAGATACGGAAAGTGAGATCGCAGTACAAAGAGCAATTGATCAACTTGTGGAAAATAAAACGGTTGTGGTGATTGCTCATCGACTTTCCACTGTGACTGGTGCAGATCAGATTTTGGTGTTAGAAGCTGGAAGAATAGTCGAACGTGGCAACTATGAGGAGTTAATTTCGAGTGCTGGACGCTATGCACAGCTTTGGCAAGCACAGCAACAATCTCGAACATGGAAAGTTTAA
- a CDS encoding MbtH family NRPS accessory protein — translation MYQDDKEDTTIYKVVVNHEEQYSIWPEYRENPLGWKDSGKSGLKQECLEYIKEVWTDMRPLSLRKKMEEAAHSKL, via the coding sequence ATGTACCAAGACGACAAAGAAGACACAACAATTTACAAAGTTGTAGTCAATCATGAAGAACAGTATTCCATTTGGCCAGAATACCGGGAGAACCCTCTCGGCTGGAAGGATTCTGGCAAAAGTGGTTTGAAACAAGAATGTCTGGAATACATCAAAGAAGTATGGACTGATATGAGACCGCTTAGTCTCCGCAAAAAAATGGAAGAAGCCGCTCACAGTAAGTTATGA
- a CDS encoding AraC family transcriptional regulator, producing MSNADINKVMMKVSISLNDIQEFFPEMQRQTGFYYQSIAKEKFLNFSNQLGKGQIYNLHLRDGIELYLQDWNLEENLIIKANTKYSSLGLGFCLSGNLEAEVIGSKVDLSLTAGRNLLLHSNAYKATMEIPARQNLFLVEMSIDSQIIKSIVEDECEQIDYSLQSLIECQDSKIYAWSGITNPAMKIALNQIINCPYKNLTKHFYLESKTLELVSLKLAELTDSKTENKIYKKLRADEVERIYFARDVLISNLENPPSLLSLAQIVGLNEHKLKLGFRQVFGTTAFGYLHQYKMERSRLLLESGLMNVTEVASAVGYSNFSHFTAAFKRKFGINPSALKSRF from the coding sequence GTGTCCAACGCAGATATCAACAAGGTGATGATGAAAGTATCAATTTCTTTAAATGATATTCAAGAGTTTTTCCCAGAAATGCAGCGTCAAACTGGATTTTATTATCAATCAATAGCCAAAGAAAAATTTTTAAATTTTTCTAATCAATTAGGTAAAGGTCAGATATATAACTTACATTTACGTGATGGTATTGAACTATATTTACAAGATTGGAACTTAGAAGAAAACTTAATTATCAAAGCAAATACCAAATATTCTTCTTTGGGGTTAGGTTTTTGTCTTTCAGGTAATCTTGAGGCTGAAGTTATAGGTTCAAAAGTTGATTTAAGCTTGACGGCTGGACGTAATTTACTACTTCACAGCAATGCTTATAAAGCAACCATGGAAATTCCGGCGAGACAGAATCTATTTTTAGTAGAGATGAGTATAGATTCGCAAATAATCAAATCTATTGTAGAAGATGAATGTGAGCAAATAGATTATTCTTTACAAAGCTTGATTGAATGTCAAGATTCCAAAATTTATGCTTGGTCAGGTATAACAAATCCTGCCATGAAAATTGCTCTTAACCAAATCATTAACTGTCCTTATAAAAATTTGACAAAACATTTCTACTTAGAAAGTAAAACTTTAGAATTAGTTTCATTGAAATTAGCTGAATTAACTGATAGTAAAACAGAAAATAAAATTTATAAAAAATTACGAGCAGATGAAGTTGAACGAATTTATTTTGCTAGAGACGTTTTAATTAGCAATTTAGAAAATCCACCTTCATTGTTGTCTTTGGCACAGATAGTAGGATTGAACGAACACAAACTAAAACTGGGATTTCGTCAAGTATTTGGTACTACAGCATTCGGTTATTTACATCAATACAAAATGGAGCGATCGCGTCTTTTATTAGAATCGGGTTTAATGAATGTTACAGAAGTTGCATCTGCGGTTGGCTATTCCAATTTTAGTCATTTTACTGCTGCCTTTAAAAGAAAATTTGGTATTAACCCCAGTGCGTTAAAATCACGTTTTTGA
- a CDS encoding ATP-binding cassette domain-containing protein: MIQGTLEFPTLILFLLFSSGVMEALFPIMWLSQFINKSAAAAKRIAKVLAEPPLPEPEHPQQPSDTSIRFRDVTFSYGEANHPALKDVNLYIKAGTVTALVGRSGAGKSTIAKLIPRFWDVDAGVVEIGYLDVRNMTSDTLMSQVSFVFQDTFLLDDTIRANIRLGRSHATDAEVEAAAKAAQAHDFILALPQGYGTIAGERGTRLSGGEKQRITIARAILQDNPIIILDEATAFADPENEALIQQAIASLTIGKTLVIVAHRLSTIINADQILVLDSGRIVEGGTHQELVNANGLYARLWDNHRRAQEWGLRNSQLPITSYS, encoded by the coding sequence ATGATTCAGGGAACATTGGAATTTCCTACTCTGATATTGTTTTTGCTGTTTTCATCAGGAGTAATGGAAGCTTTATTCCCGATTATGTGGTTGTCTCAGTTCATCAATAAATCAGCCGCCGCCGCCAAGCGTATTGCTAAAGTGCTTGCAGAACCACCGCTCCCTGAACCGGAACATCCCCAGCAACCATCAGATACATCTATCCGCTTTCGTGATGTGACATTCTCCTATGGAGAAGCTAATCATCCAGCCTTAAAGGATGTAAATCTTTACATCAAAGCAGGTACTGTCACAGCCTTGGTAGGGCGATCGGGAGCAGGTAAAAGTACCATTGCTAAGTTAATTCCCCGCTTTTGGGATGTGGATGCAGGAGTAGTAGAAATCGGTTATTTAGATGTGCGCAATATGACTAGTGATACATTAATGTCGCAGGTATCTTTCGTGTTTCAAGATACCTTTTTGTTGGATGACACCATTAGGGCAAATATTCGTTTAGGGCGTTCTCACGCCACAGATGCTGAGGTGGAAGCGGCTGCAAAAGCTGCACAAGCACACGATTTTATTTTGGCATTACCTCAAGGTTACGGTACCATTGCTGGCGAACGTGGCACTCGTTTATCTGGTGGAGAAAAACAAAGAATTACCATTGCCAGAGCTATTTTACAAGATAACCCGATTATCATCCTCGACGAAGCCACAGCCTTTGCTGATCCGGAAAATGAAGCATTAATTCAACAGGCGATCGCTTCCCTAACAATCGGTAAAACCCTAGTAATTGTAGCTCACCGTCTTTCCACAATTATCAACGCTGACCAAATTCTTGTCCTCGACAGTGGACGCATTGTAGAAGGCGGAACACATCAAGAACTTGTGAATGCCAATGGACTCTACGCTCGTTTATGGGATAACCATCGCCGCGCCCAAGAATGGGGACTGAGAAATTCACAACTTCCAATCACCTCCTATTCCTAA
- a CDS encoding ABC transporter ATP-binding protein: protein MDKTTNNQSETGVWQIVKPVKERIITAMSLSVLNTITTLASLLTIPLIVGELLSANVNTQRLWLLITASVIATFITFISRVWVFRVSHMAAFKLEEIIRIQIAEHLARLPLGYVVTTGSGTIKKIVQDDVKELHTFVADSTPFIARAYSAPLVTLIVLFLADWRMTLATLAPAPIGLIFMRLAMQDHARERQAYDQANEQINGTVIEFVQGMQVVRTFDDGTTSFIRYSMSLDDFTQRVRAWTNKTQLAGRLGFLIMHPYPLYFVLSRWELG, encoded by the coding sequence ATGGACAAGACAACAAATAATCAATCAGAAACTGGTGTATGGCAAATAGTTAAGCCAGTAAAAGAACGAATAATTACGGCAATGTCACTGTCGGTTTTGAATACAATCACCACTTTAGCTTCATTATTAACGATTCCTTTGATTGTGGGAGAATTATTATCTGCTAATGTCAATACTCAGCGTCTTTGGTTATTGATTACAGCATCAGTTATTGCTACTTTTATTACTTTTATCTCGCGGGTTTGGGTATTTCGTGTTTCTCATATGGCGGCTTTCAAATTAGAAGAAATTATTCGCATCCAAATTGCCGAACATCTAGCGCGTCTACCCCTGGGTTATGTGGTGACAACTGGCTCTGGCACAATTAAAAAGATTGTCCAAGATGATGTTAAAGAACTCCACACTTTTGTAGCTGATAGTACACCCTTTATTGCCCGTGCTTACAGCGCACCTTTAGTAACTTTAATTGTATTATTTTTGGCGGATTGGCGAATGACATTGGCTACTCTTGCACCTGCGCCCATTGGATTGATATTTATGCGTTTAGCAATGCAAGATCATGCCAGAGAACGCCAAGCTTACGATCAAGCAAATGAGCAAATTAACGGCACAGTAATTGAGTTTGTCCAAGGGATGCAAGTTGTCCGCACTTTTGATGATGGTACAACTTCTTTTATCCGTTACAGTATGTCCTTGGATGATTTTACCCAGCGCGTCAGAGCATGGACAAATAAAACTCAACTTGCTGGTCGTCTGGGCTTTTTAATTATGCATCCTTACCCACTTTACTTTGTGTTGTCACGGTGGGAGCTTGGTTAA
- a CDS encoding thioesterase II family protein, whose protein sequence is MTTIQTFNSWVTYPKLNPQASVRLFCFPYAGGSSLIFRTWSDSLPKTVEVCPIELPGRGTQMRTAPFPRLEPLVGAIAPALIPHLNKPFAFFGHSMGAIVSFELARLLRKQYDTEPIHLFISGRRAPQILDPDPPIHALDEPAFKEELRRLNGTSETILENSELMQLLSPILRADFAVLETYVYTAEPPLDCPITAFGGLQDHKVNCEQLQAWREQTNAPFSLQMFRGDHFFLHSAQSLLLQSLSQELDRIANEVKH, encoded by the coding sequence ATGACAACCATACAGACATTTAACTCATGGGTGACGTATCCCAAACTGAATCCTCAAGCTTCGGTGCGTTTATTTTGCTTCCCCTACGCAGGTGGTAGTTCTTTAATTTTTCGCACATGGTCGGACAGCCTACCCAAAACTGTCGAAGTTTGTCCCATCGAACTACCTGGACGAGGAACGCAGATGCGGACTGCGCCGTTCCCGCGGCTAGAACCTCTTGTTGGTGCGATCGCTCCTGCTCTGATTCCACATTTAAATAAACCATTTGCCTTCTTTGGTCACAGTATGGGAGCGATCGTTAGCTTTGAACTTGCCCGTCTCCTCCGCAAACAGTATGACACTGAACCAATACACTTGTTTATTTCCGGTCGCCGCGCTCCGCAAATTCTCGATCCAGATCCACCCATTCATGCTCTCGATGAACCTGCTTTCAAAGAGGAACTGCGCCGTTTGAATGGGACTTCCGAAACAATACTGGAAAACAGCGAATTAATGCAACTTCTGAGCCCGATTTTACGAGCAGACTTTGCAGTTCTGGAAACTTACGTCTATACTGCTGAACCACCACTTGACTGCCCTATTACTGCTTTTGGTGGTTTACAGGATCACAAGGTCAATTGTGAGCAACTCCAAGCCTGGCGGGAGCAGACAAATGCTCCATTCTCACTACAGATGTTTAGGGGCGATCATTTCTTCCTGCACTCTGCCCAATCACTTCTGTTGCAGTCTCTTTCTCAAGAACTAGATCGGATTGCCAATGAGGTGAAACATTGA
- a CDS encoding MbtH domain protein — protein sequence MNELVQQLSEGEHPVEASLRPDKTATALKESINRGYVHIKFTNTKGGTDLGVRLDPEASNFNEADFERHTGKVHLVGNLTLNYVKVRCIADIDLETLEGKGHLEPVQQ from the coding sequence ATGAATGAGTTAGTGCAGCAATTGTCAGAAGGGGAGCATCCTGTTGAAGCAAGCTTACGACCAGACAAAACAGCTACGGCATTGAAAGAAAGTATTAACCGAGGATACGTACATATTAAGTTCACCAATACAAAGGGAGGTACTGATTTAGGTGTCAGACTCGACCCGGAAGCATCTAATTTTAATGAAGCTGATTTTGAGCGTCACACAGGGAAAGTTCATTTGGTTGGCAACCTGACATTGAACTACGTAAAAGTTAGATGCATTGCAGATATTGACTTAGAGACACTAGAAGGTAAGGGACACCTTGAACCAGTCCAACAGTGA
- the acpP gene encoding acyl carrier protein, with amino-acid sequence MSQTQLKKLVCPVWLNQTQYFEDVSSQVPLEGYQVCQKWLNERQGSSLSEQDIQQYKRIVTLLKEITELILEIYAAIQHSQFKNFPVFEKLQIIIAEQLSIEQNQVCLESNFVENLRVDSLDILELFTVLEKAFDIQINDEVAKSLSTVQKLVNYISQKVVI; translated from the coding sequence TTGAGCCAAACTCAGCTAAAAAAACTGGTCTGCCCCGTCTGGCTCAACCAAACACAGTACTTTGAAGATGTATCCTCACAAGTCCCTTTAGAAGGTTACCAAGTTTGTCAAAAGTGGCTCAATGAGCGCCAAGGTTCCTCTCTTTCCGAACAAGATATTCAGCAATATAAGCGTATTGTCACACTACTGAAAGAAATTACTGAGCTAATATTAGAAATTTACGCAGCAATTCAGCATAGCCAATTCAAAAACTTTCCAGTTTTTGAAAAATTACAAATTATTATTGCAGAACAACTAAGTATTGAACAAAACCAAGTCTGCTTAGAATCAAATTTTGTAGAAAACTTAAGAGTAGATTCCTTAGATATATTGGAACTATTCACAGTTTTGGAGAAAGCTTTTGACATCCAAATTAATGACGAAGTTGCTAAGAGTCTTTCAACTGTGCAAAAACTTGTTAATTACATTAGTCAAAAGGTTGTTATTTAA